One Thalassophryne amazonica chromosome 10, fThaAma1.1, whole genome shotgun sequence genomic region harbors:
- the cbr4 gene encoding carbonyl reductase family member 4 isoform X2 codes for MKGNAGQCIYSPSKSGLEGLTRSLAKEVGSGNVRVNLLAPGFIRTDMTAGLPEDDRGQSIPLGRFGEPKEVVQAVLFLLESTYVTGQVVPVDGGLQLLM; via the exons ATGAAAGGAAATGCTGGTCAGTGCATCTACAGTCCCAGTAAATCTGGCCTAGAAGGCTTGACTCGGTCTTTGGCTAAAGAAGTTGGTTCAGGCAATGTCAGAGTGAACCTGCTGGCTCCAG GTTTCATCCGCACTGATATGACTGCAGGGCTGCCAGAGGATGACAGGGGGCAGTCTATCCCACTAGGGAGGTTTGGTGAGCCAAAGGAGGTGGTGCAGGCTGTCCTCTTCCTTTTGGAGTCCACTTATGTTACAGGACAGGTTGTGCCGGTGGATGGAGGACTGCAGCTGCTCATGTAG
- the cbr4 gene encoding carbonyl reductase family member 4 isoform X1 has translation MNQNSRKLSSVVAMKGNAGQCIYSPSKSGLEGLTRSLAKEVGSGNVRVNLLAPGFIRTDMTAGLPEDDRGQSIPLGRFGEPKEVVQAVLFLLESTYVTGQVVPVDGGLQLLM, from the exons GTTCTGTTGTTGCTATGAAAGGAAATGCTGGTCAGTGCATCTACAGTCCCAGTAAATCTGGCCTAGAAGGCTTGACTCGGTCTTTGGCTAAAGAAGTTGGTTCAGGCAATGTCAGAGTGAACCTGCTGGCTCCAG GTTTCATCCGCACTGATATGACTGCAGGGCTGCCAGAGGATGACAGGGGGCAGTCTATCCCACTAGGGAGGTTTGGTGAGCCAAAGGAGGTGGTGCAGGCTGTCCTCTTCCTTTTGGAGTCCACTTATGTTACAGGACAGGTTGTGCCGGTGGATGGAGGACTGCAGCTGCTCATGTAG